Proteins from a genomic interval of Crassostrea angulata isolate pt1a10 chromosome 7, ASM2561291v2, whole genome shotgun sequence:
- the LOC128192880 gene encoding D(2) dopamine receptor A-like isoform X2 gives MTVCNFSSTNVDFLHATSELESVTRWLQFCKAAYVDECDMYTLRPKLTNLSVFFSEATEEDCLNTKQLTVYCISLILSVLIILANSVILAAFVYGRNRLLKSSNIPVISLALSDLLTGITFLYSATWNLILLDAGYDFDLTKIQHYASLRSNYYLCLTLDGPGFVFACMMSSVLSLAVIASDRYLAIFHSYRYHFWITTPRMVFAIIVIWLISLIVSILPLVGWNNWNGTCQLTDVMHYDYLVLWSSICFICGFLILFIYLRIFIVARKHSRQIEAQVTSTSSNSETVQPEPRVSKDFTAMKSRNETSGSLRSSKSTVDYLEDSGCHDVTEMNTLSTQESNTTEPQNKEKTCEKDQRNGETSDTNEAVSESGETNRKPGIDKDDEKDLSAKPENKPKSAEQIPSMMKQKDRKRSSGATVVFVKEEKTKKAKAEKKAEKKRFQKPTMKAVRTTAMILGAFYICWTPLLVYLLLKVQDQNHNLTVYYLFVGTQLNSLFNPLVYGFRQTDIKNTLHRMRTCQKAY, from the coding sequence atgaccGTCTGCAACTTCAGCTCCACTAATGTCGACTTCCTTCACGCAACCTCCGAACTTGAAAGTGTCACAAGATGGCTTCAATTTTGCAAGGCCGCTTACGTCGACGAATGCGACATGTATACCCTTCGTCCAAAACTCACCAACCTTTCCGTGTTCTTCAGCGAAGCAACTGAAGAGGATTGTCTGAACACCAAACAGTTAACGGTTTACTGCATTTCTCTGATTCTAAGTGTTCTGATCATTCTTGCAAACAGCGTCATTCTCGCAGCCTTTGTGTATGGCCGCAATCGTCTGCTGAAAAGTTCCAACATCCCTGTCATCAGTTTGGCGCTCTCGGATCTTCTGACCGGAATCACCTTCCTGTACAGCGCCACCTGGAATCTCATTCTTTTGGACGCCGGGTATGACTTTGATCTAACGAAGATCCAACACTATGCAAGTTTGCGTTCCAACTACTATCTCTGTTTGACTCTGGATGGACCGGGCTTCGTGTTCGCTTGCATGATGTCCTCTGTCCTCAGTTTGGCCGTTATCGCATCAGACCGATACCTGGCAATATTTCACTCTTATCGCTACCACTTTTGGATCACAACACCAAGAATGGTATTTGCAATAATCGTGATTTGGTTGATTTCCTTAATTGTCAGCATTCTCCCTCTAGTGGGATGGAACAACTGGAATGGAACGTGCCAATTAACCGATGTTATGCACTATGACTATCTGGTACTGTGGAGTTCCATCTGCTTCATATGTGGTTTCCTAATTCTTTTCATATATCTACGGATATTTATTGTTGCTCGAAAACACAGCCGTCAAATTGAGGCACAGGTGACATCAACATCCAGCAACAGTGAAACCGTTCAACCAGAACCAAGGGTAAGCAAAGATTTCACGGCCATGAAATCACGAAATGAAACATCCGGTTCTCTACGGAGTTCAAAATCCACGGTCGACTATCTGGAGGACAGTGGTTGTCATGACGTCACAGAAATGAATACGCTGTCCACACAAGAATCAAATACAACTGAGCCAcagaacaaagaaaaaacttgcGAAAAAGATCAAAGAAACGGGGAAACCTCGGATACAAACGAGGCAGTGTCAGAGTCAGGGGAAACCAACCGAAAACCTGGCATAGACAAAGACGATGAAAAAGATCTGTCAGCAAAACCCGAAAACAAACCCAAATCTGCTGAACAGATTCCATCCATGATGAAGCAGAAGGACAGAAAAAGATCAAGTGGAGCCACCGTAGTCTTTGTCAAAGAAGAAAAGACTAAAAAGGCCAAAGCAGAAAAGAAAGCCGAAAAGAAGCGGTTTCAGAAGCCCACAATGAAGGCTGTACGGACCACGGCCATGATTCTGGGCGCCTTCTACATCTGCTGGACGCCATTGTTGGTGTACCTTCTGTTGAAGGTACAGGACCAGAATCACAACCTCACCGTCTACTACTTGTTTGTTGGGACACAGCTGAACTCTCTCTTTAACCCTCTTGTGTACGGATTCCGACAGACTGATATCAAGAACACACTCCATAGAATGAGGACTTGCCAAAAGGCATATTAA
- the LOC128192880 gene encoding D(2) dopamine receptor A-like isoform X1, with protein MTKDHLKMTVCNFSSTNVDFLHATSELESVTRWLQFCKAAYVDECDMYTLRPKLTNLSVFFSEATEEDCLNTKQLTVYCISLILSVLIILANSVILAAFVYGRNRLLKSSNIPVISLALSDLLTGITFLYSATWNLILLDAGYDFDLTKIQHYASLRSNYYLCLTLDGPGFVFACMMSSVLSLAVIASDRYLAIFHSYRYHFWITTPRMVFAIIVIWLISLIVSILPLVGWNNWNGTCQLTDVMHYDYLVLWSSICFICGFLILFIYLRIFIVARKHSRQIEAQVTSTSSNSETVQPEPRVSKDFTAMKSRNETSGSLRSSKSTVDYLEDSGCHDVTEMNTLSTQESNTTEPQNKEKTCEKDQRNGETSDTNEAVSESGETNRKPGIDKDDEKDLSAKPENKPKSAEQIPSMMKQKDRKRSSGATVVFVKEEKTKKAKAEKKAEKKRFQKPTMKAVRTTAMILGAFYICWTPLLVYLLLKVQDQNHNLTVYYLFVGTQLNSLFNPLVYGFRQTDIKNTLHRMRTCQKAY; from the exons ATGACAAAAG atcatttaaaaatgaccGTCTGCAACTTCAGCTCCACTAATGTCGACTTCCTTCACGCAACCTCCGAACTTGAAAGTGTCACAAGATGGCTTCAATTTTGCAAGGCCGCTTACGTCGACGAATGCGACATGTATACCCTTCGTCCAAAACTCACCAACCTTTCCGTGTTCTTCAGCGAAGCAACTGAAGAGGATTGTCTGAACACCAAACAGTTAACGGTTTACTGCATTTCTCTGATTCTAAGTGTTCTGATCATTCTTGCAAACAGCGTCATTCTCGCAGCCTTTGTGTATGGCCGCAATCGTCTGCTGAAAAGTTCCAACATCCCTGTCATCAGTTTGGCGCTCTCGGATCTTCTGACCGGAATCACCTTCCTGTACAGCGCCACCTGGAATCTCATTCTTTTGGACGCCGGGTATGACTTTGATCTAACGAAGATCCAACACTATGCAAGTTTGCGTTCCAACTACTATCTCTGTTTGACTCTGGATGGACCGGGCTTCGTGTTCGCTTGCATGATGTCCTCTGTCCTCAGTTTGGCCGTTATCGCATCAGACCGATACCTGGCAATATTTCACTCTTATCGCTACCACTTTTGGATCACAACACCAAGAATGGTATTTGCAATAATCGTGATTTGGTTGATTTCCTTAATTGTCAGCATTCTCCCTCTAGTGGGATGGAACAACTGGAATGGAACGTGCCAATTAACCGATGTTATGCACTATGACTATCTGGTACTGTGGAGTTCCATCTGCTTCATATGTGGTTTCCTAATTCTTTTCATATATCTACGGATATTTATTGTTGCTCGAAAACACAGCCGTCAAATTGAGGCACAGGTGACATCAACATCCAGCAACAGTGAAACCGTTCAACCAGAACCAAGGGTAAGCAAAGATTTCACGGCCATGAAATCACGAAATGAAACATCCGGTTCTCTACGGAGTTCAAAATCCACGGTCGACTATCTGGAGGACAGTGGTTGTCATGACGTCACAGAAATGAATACGCTGTCCACACAAGAATCAAATACAACTGAGCCAcagaacaaagaaaaaacttgcGAAAAAGATCAAAGAAACGGGGAAACCTCGGATACAAACGAGGCAGTGTCAGAGTCAGGGGAAACCAACCGAAAACCTGGCATAGACAAAGACGATGAAAAAGATCTGTCAGCAAAACCCGAAAACAAACCCAAATCTGCTGAACAGATTCCATCCATGATGAAGCAGAAGGACAGAAAAAGATCAAGTGGAGCCACCGTAGTCTTTGTCAAAGAAGAAAAGACTAAAAAGGCCAAAGCAGAAAAGAAAGCCGAAAAGAAGCGGTTTCAGAAGCCCACAATGAAGGCTGTACGGACCACGGCCATGATTCTGGGCGCCTTCTACATCTGCTGGACGCCATTGTTGGTGTACCTTCTGTTGAAGGTACAGGACCAGAATCACAACCTCACCGTCTACTACTTGTTTGTTGGGACACAGCTGAACTCTCTCTTTAACCCTCTTGTGTACGGATTCCGACAGACTGATATCAAGAACACACTCCATAGAATGAGGACTTGCCAAAAGGCATATTAA